A portion of the Punica granatum isolate Tunisia-2019 chromosome 7, ASM765513v2, whole genome shotgun sequence genome contains these proteins:
- the LOC116214402 gene encoding centromere-binding protein 1-like, which yields MLPRRRDRVDDVLERDNLRHLEQRMEQMDQRMDSMMEQLTQQMAALMENQNRENPNSNPNPNPEQEESGEESEGEIYFVEYDSYSEGDVNIFIEEGPSDNAFFLTGGDGEPEFNEDDEEDDKGYDENWKFDEFEGNDMGVFAFAKYDEDDKEVDAVWEAIDKKMDSQRKDRKEARLK from the coding sequence ATGCTGCCCAGGAGGAGGGATCGTGTGGACGATGTTCTTGAGCGTGACAACCTGCGACATCTGGAACAGAGGATGGAGCAGATGGATCAAAGGATGGATAGTATGATGGAGCAGCTAACACAGCAAATGGCTGCACTTATGGAGAACCAGAATCGGGAAAACCCTAACTCGAACCCTAACCCTAATCCTGAGCAAGAGGAATCTGGCGAGGAGTCAGAGGGAGAGATTTATTTTGTCGAGTATGATTCCTATTCTGAAGGGGACgtgaatatatttattgaagAGGGTCCGTCTGACAACGCATTTTTTTTAACGGGAGGCGATGGAGAGCCGGAGTTCAACGAGGATGATGAGGAAGATGACAAGGGTTATGATGAGAACtggaaattcgatgaatttgaGGGGAATGATATGGGTGTCTTTGCTTTTGCGAAGTATGATGAGGACGATAAGGAGGTTGATGCGGTCTGGGAGGCCATCGACAAGAAAATGGACTCGCAAAGAAAAGATAGGAAGGAAGCGAGGCTG